From the genome of Aerococcus urinaehominis:
TTGACTCGGTATCATACCACTGGTCAACCCATTTACCATCTACTAGTAATCCCATAAAATCCTCCTTTTATACTGAACAAGTTACAATCCTAGTATACATTGTTTCTGTTTCGAAATAAAGTAATCCGGGCTGACGCCTAGTCAGCTATGATAAAATTTGATTGAGGTGAGTATATGAAAGAGATAATTATCCTATCACCAGCCAAGGAGATGGATATGACAGTGGGTCAAGAACGGCCTTTAGTTAATGCATATAGTAATCATGTTCGGTCAACTCTTTTAGAGATGAATTTAGAGCAAATCGGTCAGATTTTTAAAATCAAGGCAGATAAGGCCCAGCAAGTTGTGGCATGCTACCAACGCTTGCTAGATGATTACGCTAAACCTGCTAAAGCAACCTATCAGGGTCTGGCTTTTCGCCAGTTACACTTTGATCAGTTGGATTCCGAGTTCTGTGATCAACACCTGCGTATCCTGTCAGCGCTCTATGGCCCGCTTAAACCTAGCCAAGCAATTAATCCTTATCGGTTAGATTTTAATTGTCGACTCAATCTAGGGGATACTAGTCTACGCCAGGCCTGGTTGGATAACTACCATGACCAGCTGCAAGGCTATAGAATTTTTAACTTAGCCTCTCAAGAGTTTGCTAACCTAGTTAATCGTCAAGAAAATGAAGTGATTGATATAGTATTTCTTAGGGATGCTCGGACGCAGAAAGCGGCGCCTTCAGCAACAGCTAAAAAATTGCGCGGTCAACTAGCTAACTATCTCTTGCTTTACCAGGATTTTTCGTTGGCGAGCTTTAAGGATTTTACTAGTCTAGGCTATACTTACCAGCCAGAGCTGAGTAAAAAACAAAAATTGGTTTATGCAAACCTGGAATTGAGCGATTAACCTGGATTATTTGCAAACGATTGCATAATTTTTGGTGAATTCTCCTGTTTCTCTTGTTTTTGTAGCGCTTTCATTATATTATTATAAGGAAAATAATATAAGGAGTGGCAGAAATGAAGAAATTTTTCTCTTTTGATTTTTGGCAAAAATTTGGTAAGTCCTTAATGGCCGTTATTGCAGTTATGCCCGCTGCCGGTTTAATGATTAGTTTGGGGGCTACTATTCCCTTAATCAATCCAGATTGGGCTTTCCTAGTAACTTTGGGCGATGTAGTGGCTAATATCGGTTGGGCCATTATCGGTAATCTTCACTTGCTTTTTGCAGTGGCAATTGGTGGCTCCTGGGCCCGTGACCGTGCTGGTGGTGCCTTTGCAGCCGCTATTGGCTTTGTACTTTTAAACCGAATCACAGGATCTATTTTTGGCGTAACCCCAGAGATGCTGGCCGATGCAAGCGCAACCACAACAACGCTTTTTGGCCAGGTCATCCCAGTGAACGGTTATTTCACTAGTGTCCTAGAAGCCCCAGCCTTAAATATGGGGGTATTTGTTGGGATTATTGCTGGCTTTATGGGGGCAACAGCCTATAATAAATACTACAATTTCCGCAAATTACCGGATGCTTTATCATTCTTTAATGGCAAACGCTTTGTGCCATTTGTCGTTATTCTTTGGTCAGCTATTGCGGCCCTAATTCTTTCAGTAGTTTGGCCATTTATTCAGACCGCTATCAATAGTTTTGGGGTTTGGATTGCTTCTTCTCAAGAAACAGCACCCTTTGTAGCACCATTTGTCTTTGGTGCCATGGAACGTCTTTTACTACCATTTGGTCTCCACCATATGCTAACTATTCCAATTAATTATACGGAAATTGGTGGTACCTATGAAATTTTAACTGGAGCTAATATGGGTCAGCTTGTACAAGGACAAGACCCACTTTGGTTTGCCTGGGCAAGCGACTTGGCTAACTTACGTCAAGCAGGTGACAGCCAGGCTTATCAAAGCTTGCTAAATAATGTAACGCCAGCTCGTTTCAAAGTCGGCCAGATGATAGGTTCTATGGGTATTACCATGGGGGTTGCCTATGCTATGTATCGAAATGTTGACCAGGATAAAAAAGATGCCTATAAATCTATGTATATTTCAACAGCTTTGGCAGTATTCTTGACAGGGGTAACTGAACCGATAGAATTTATGTTCATGTTTGCCGCTATGCCGCTATACTTAGTATATGCCGGTTTGCAAGGTTTGGCTTTTGCCATGGCGGATTTAGTGAATCTCCGTGTCCACTCATTTGGGGTAATTGAGTTAATTACCCGGATTCCCTTGATTGCTAATGCTGGTATTTTAGGTGACCTCTTTAACTTTGTATGGGTTACAGCTCTTTTTGCTGTCATCTCCTACTTTATTGCTAACTTCTTTATCCGTAAATTCAACTACGCAACGCCTGGCCGTAATGGTAATTATGAGGCTACCCAGGCTGATCAAGCCGAAGCTAGTCAAGCTAATGCGGTCGATGCAAATCAAGAAGTTTATAACATTATCAATCTCTTAGGTGGGCCAGATAATATTGAATTTGTTGATGCTTGTATGACTCGCTTACGGGTGACCGTCCAGGATGAAAGTCAAGTTGGGGACAAAGAGCTGTGGCTCAAGAACGGGGCGCGTGGTTTTGTCTTAAAAGATCGTGGTGTGCAAGCCGTTTATGGCCCTAAGGCTGATGTACTTAAGTCAGATATCCAAGATGTGCTTGATTCAGGTCAAGATATTCCAAATTTAGAAATTAAGGGAACAGCAGCAGATAACAAGTCTGACCAAGTTGAAGAAGTAGCCGCTGCTGAAGAGGTAGCGACACCTGTTGATGGCCAAGTAACCGCTATTGCTGAAGTTTCTGA
Proteins encoded in this window:
- a CDS encoding YaaA family protein, yielding MKEIIILSPAKEMDMTVGQERPLVNAYSNHVRSTLLEMNLEQIGQIFKIKADKAQQVVACYQRLLDDYAKPAKATYQGLAFRQLHFDQLDSEFCDQHLRILSALYGPLKPSQAINPYRLDFNCRLNLGDTSLRQAWLDNYHDQLQGYRIFNLASQEFANLVNRQENEVIDIVFLRDARTQKAAPSATAKKLRGQLANYLLLYQDFSLASFKDFTSLGYTYQPELSKKQKLVYANLELSD
- a CDS encoding PTS transporter subunit IIBC is translated as MKKFFSFDFWQKFGKSLMAVIAVMPAAGLMISLGATIPLINPDWAFLVTLGDVVANIGWAIIGNLHLLFAVAIGGSWARDRAGGAFAAAIGFVLLNRITGSIFGVTPEMLADASATTTTLFGQVIPVNGYFTSVLEAPALNMGVFVGIIAGFMGATAYNKYYNFRKLPDALSFFNGKRFVPFVVILWSAIAALILSVVWPFIQTAINSFGVWIASSQETAPFVAPFVFGAMERLLLPFGLHHMLTIPINYTEIGGTYEILTGANMGQLVQGQDPLWFAWASDLANLRQAGDSQAYQSLLNNVTPARFKVGQMIGSMGITMGVAYAMYRNVDQDKKDAYKSMYISTALAVFLTGVTEPIEFMFMFAAMPLYLVYAGLQGLAFAMADLVNLRVHSFGVIELITRIPLIANAGILGDLFNFVWVTALFAVISYFIANFFIRKFNYATPGRNGNYEATQADQAEASQANAVDANQEVYNIINLLGGPDNIEFVDACMTRLRVTVQDESQVGDKELWLKNGARGFVLKDRGVQAVYGPKADVLKSDIQDVLDSGQDIPNLEIKGTAADNKSDQVEEVAAAEEVATPVDGQVTAIAEVSDEVFSNKMMGDGFAIKPSNGELVSPVKGVVQSVFPTKHALGITTDNGAEVLVHIGIDTVELEGELFEIIVAEGDLVDIGQEIGHMDIQAVEAAGKASDVIVAFTNMTDKSEFKLEQTGQQARGSRIATIKQ